A genomic region of Zea mays cultivar B73 chromosome 6, Zm-B73-REFERENCE-NAM-5.0, whole genome shotgun sequence contains the following coding sequences:
- the LOC103629796 gene encoding condensin-2 complex subunit H2-like isoform X2, producing the protein MTCAKSIQMFMLFNQLFRSEECILLSVIGTSPHLRLPWKSRNPPFDIGSYGEQILDTLSSRTNNTGTASFSEIVSGRPKFEIARTFSALLQLPRVCYK; encoded by the exons ATGACTTGTGCAAAATCTATCCAAATGTTCATGTTGTTCAATCAACTTTTCAG ATCCGAGGAATGCATACTCTTATCCGTGATAGGGACATCACCACACCTGAGATTGCCTTGGAAGAGCAG AAACCCACCTTTTGATATCGGTTCATATGGGGAGCAAATACTTGACACACTTTCATCAAGAACTAACAATACAGGAACTGCATCTTTTAGTGAGATTGTTAGCGGCAGACCAAAGTTTGAGATTGCAAGAACGTTCTCTGCCCTTCTCCAGCTG CCACGTGTATGTTACAAGTGA
- the LOC103629796 gene encoding condensin-2 complex subunit H2-like isoform X3: MTCAKSIQMFMLFNQLFRSEECILLSVIGTSPHLRLPWKSRNPPFDIGSYGEQILDTLSSRTNNTGTASFSEIVSGRPKFEIARTFSALLQL; this comes from the exons ATGACTTGTGCAAAATCTATCCAAATGTTCATGTTGTTCAATCAACTTTTCAG ATCCGAGGAATGCATACTCTTATCCGTGATAGGGACATCACCACACCTGAGATTGCCTTGGAAGAGCAG AAACCCACCTTTTGATATCGGTTCATATGGGGAGCAAATACTTGACACACTTTCATCAAGAACTAACAATACAGGAACTGCATCTTTTAGTGAGATTGTTAGCGGCAGACCAAAGTTTGAGATTGCAAGAACGTTCTCTGCCCTTCTCCAGCTG TGA
- the LOC103629796 gene encoding condensin-2 complex subunit H2-like isoform X1, protein MTCAKSIQMFMLFNQLFRSEECILLSVIGTSPHLRLPWKSRNPPFDIGSYGEQILDTLSSRTNNTGTASFSEIVSGRPKFEIARTFSALLQLVSFPSLPDS, encoded by the exons ATGACTTGTGCAAAATCTATCCAAATGTTCATGTTGTTCAATCAACTTTTCAG ATCCGAGGAATGCATACTCTTATCCGTGATAGGGACATCACCACACCTGAGATTGCCTTGGAAGAGCAG AAACCCACCTTTTGATATCGGTTCATATGGGGAGCAAATACTTGACACACTTTCATCAAGAACTAACAATACAGGAACTGCATCTTTTAGTGAGATTGTTAGCGGCAGACCAAAGTTTGAGATTGCAAGAACGTTCTCTGCCCTTCTCCAGCTGGTAAGCTTCCCTTCTCTCCCAGATTCATAG